The following coding sequences lie in one Anguilla anguilla isolate fAngAng1 chromosome 14, fAngAng1.pri, whole genome shotgun sequence genomic window:
- the LOC118212301 gene encoding long-chain fatty acid transport protein 6 yields MIAWVLTTVAAGLLALAVFQKIVYPYFWDDLIYYLKLRKVGRVTRRRMKNGVITYLDCFVEQARRIPEKPFIVFEDQVLTYRYVDRRSNKVAQVFRTVGRAKKGDTAALLMSNEPDFICVWFGLSKLGCQVAFLNFNVKSKSLLHCIDSCGAKVLIVGSDLVSSLDEVLSTLQDNGIDLWVVDTSTPHKGVSTLLDKMETASDAPPPAEGPPQTDIMSTFLLIFTSGTTGLPKAAHISHLKAVMCMCFLRLCGATPGDRVYVSMPLYHMSATLLGLGGCIDLGATCVLKRKFSASQFWKDCQKYDVTVFQYIGELCRYLVNQPKVAEETAHRVRVAAGSGLRPDVWREFRRRFGNVRIRESYGLTEASVGFVNYTAEPGPIGRAGYFNKLSLPFEFLKYDPVTYEPVRNDAGRCVKANRGETGILVAPVTAMNPFLGYAGNRALSEKKLLRDVFREGDVYFNSGDLMLRDHRDFVYFRDRVGDTFRWKGENVATTEVAEILGGVDFLQDANVYGVSVPGYEGRAGMAAVVLKPDQTLDGEKLYSHLRENLPAYSWPWFLRVQPALDMTETFKQRKRKLVEDGFCPQRVREPLYFLHASERTYVPLTECLYDDIVSGKVRL; encoded by the exons ATGATAGCCTGGGTGCTTACAACGGTGGCTGCCGGACTGCTTGCGCTCGCGGTCTTCCAAAAGATTGTTTATCCTTACTTTTGGGATGACTTGATTTATTACCTCAAACTTCGAAAAGTCGGACGGGTGACGAGACGCAGGATGAAGAATGGGGTTATCACGTACCTCGACTGCTTTGTTGAGCAGGCGAGGAGAATCCCAGAAAAACCGTTCATTGTTTTCGAGGACCAAGTTCTTACCTACCGATACGTGGACAGACGGAGCAACAAAGTGGCACAGGTATTCAGGACGGTGGGTCGTGCGAAAAAGGGAGACACCGCCGCGCTACTGATGAGCAACGAGCCggattttatttgtgtttggtttggaCTCAGCAAACTGGGCTGCCAGGTCGCGTTTCTCAACTTTAACGTCAAATCCAAGTCACTTCTTCACTGCATCGACAGCTGTGGGGCCAAAGTACTCATCGTAGGCTCAG ATTTAGTGAGTTCCCTCGATGAGGTACTGAGCACCCTGCAGGACAACGGAATCGATCTGTGGGTGGTGGACACGAGCACCCCTCACAAGGGGGTGAGCACGCTGCTGGACAAGATGGAGACGGCATCCGATGCGCCCCCGCCAGCAGAGGGGCCGCCGCAAACGGACATCATGTCCACCTTCCTGCTTATATTCACATCAGGCACGACAG GACTCCCCAAGGCGGCGCACATCAGCCACCTGAAGGCGGTGATGTGCATGTGCTTCCTGCGCCTGTGCGGAGCCACGCCCGGGGACCGCGTCTACGTCTCCATGCCGCTCTACCACATGTCCGCCACCCTCCTCGGCCTCGGGGGGTGCATCGACCTCG GAGCCACGTGTGTTTTGAAAAGGAAGTTTTCCGCGAGCCAGTTTTGGAAGGACTGCCAGAAGTACGACGTCACGGTGTTTCAATACATCGGAGAACTCTGCCGGTATCTGGTTAACCAGCCCAAG GTTGCCGAGGAGACGGCCCACCGCGTGCGCGTTGCCGCGGGCAGCGGCCTGCGGCCGGACGTGTGGCGGGAGTTCCGCCGTCGCTTCGGGAACGTGCGGATCCGCGAGTCCTACGGCCTGACGGAGGCCAGCGTCGGATTCGTCAACTACACCGCCGAGCCGGGGCCAATCGGGCGCGCCGGGTACTTCAACAAG CTCAGTTTGCCTTTTGAATTCTTGAAGTATGACCCGGTAACTTACGAGCCGGTCCGAAACGACGCAGGACGCTGCGTGAAAGCTAACAGAG GAGAGACGGGTATTCTGGTTGCCCCGGTGACGGCCATGAACCCCTTCCTGGGGTACGCCGGAAACAGGGCGCTCTCGGAAAAGAAGCTCCTTCGGGACGTCTTCAGGGAGGGCGACGTGTACTTCAACAGCGGGGACCTGATGCTCCGGGACCACCGTGACTTTGTGTACTTTCGGGACCGGGTCGGGGACACGTTCAG GTGGAAGGGGGAGAACGTGGCCACCACCGAGGTGGCGGAGATCCTGGGCGGCGTGGACTTCCTGCAGGACGCCAACGTGTACGGAGTGAGCGTACCAG GGTACGAAGGCCGGGCAGGCATGGCAGCCGTCGTTCTGAAGCCAGACCAGACGCTGGACGGCGAGAAGCTCTACAGCCATCTGCGGGAGAACCTTCCAGCTTATTCCTGGCCTTGGTTCCTAAGAGTTCAG ccgGCCCTGGACATGACTGAGACGTTCAAACAGCGGAAAAGGAAGCTGGTCGAAGATGGCTTCTGCCCCCAGCGCGTCCGGGAGCCTCTCTACTTCCTGCACGCGTCTGAGAGAACCTACGTTCCCCTGACCGAGTGCCTCTACGACGACATTGTCTCGGGCAAAGTCAGACTGTAG